The Thermoanaerobaculia bacterium genomic sequence GCTACCGGGAAAAGTGGGGAAGCCCCGCGCCCGCGCGCCGCGATCCTCATGCGCTTCCGGCGGAGCTTTCGCGCGCCGAGTCGCCGGTCGTCTTCCTTCCGTCGATCGGGTGGAACGTCGCGCTCGTCCAGCGTCCGCACCATCTCGCCCGGGCGATCGCCCGGGCGGGGCATCCGGTCGTGTTCGACTGCGGCGATCATCCGGAGGACCGGTTCGACGGCTTCGTGGACGTGGAGGAGAACCTTTTCCTCTACCGCGGCCCCCGAGCCCCCCTCGAGAAGCTCGCGCGCCCGTTTCTCTGGTCCGTCGCCTACAACGTCCCGCGAAAGGAAGAATGGCCCGGCGGGCGGCTCGTGTACGACGCGATCGACCATCTCGGAGTGTTCCCGCAGCCGATCCGGCGCCTCCGAGGCAACCAGGAGCGCGCGCTCGCCCGCGCGGAGCGGGTGTTCGCCGTCTCCCGGGGGCTGCGCGAGCAGATCGCCGCGAAGCGCCCGGACGCGGTCTACCTCGCCAACGGCGTCGACGCGGCGGCGTTCGCGCGGGCCCGGGGATGTCCGCCGGGCGCGGCGGAGCGGCCGGCGGCCGTTTACGTCGGGGCGCTCGCGCGGTGGTTCGATTTCGCTCTGCTGGCCGAGGTCGCGCGCGGGAACCCCGGCTGGGACTTCCGGCTGTACGGCGAGGCGCTCGACGGCGCCTGGGAGCGCTCCGGCGCGGCCGAGCTCGAAAACGTCCGCTTCTTCGGCGCGCGCGCCAACGCCGAGGTCCCGCGCCTCCTCGCCTCCGCCAACGTCGCGATCATCCCTTTCCGGGTCTCGCCGGAGACCGCCTTCGTCTCCCCGATCAAGCTCTACGAGTATTTCGCGGCGGGGCGGCCGCCGGTGTCGACGCCGATGCCCGAGGCCGGGGCGTTCGCCGAAGTGCGGATCGCTCGGACCGCCGCCGAATGGTCGATGGCGCTCGCCGCGGCGCTCGCCGACTCGCGCGACCGGACGTTCACGGACCGCCTCCGGGCGATCGGACGGGCCAACGACTGGTCCGCGCGCGGCCGGGAAGCGCTCGGTCATCTTTTCGCAGGCTGCTGAAAAATGGATCCGGGCGGCGTGTCGCGACTCTTGCAGATCATTCGCCTAACCGTGCGGCGCTCGAGCGGGGAGATCGGCGCCGGATCGGGACAACGTGCGAACGGCAAGAGTCGCGCCACCAGAAGGTTGCGGCGGCGCGAGCCCGCCTGCTGTGTTGCCGCGGCTAGACGATGCTTCCGGCATCGTCGTCGCCGCGGCGTCTTGCATTCGAGCGCGCGGCACTCGCAACCCCGCCGCGGACCCTTTTTCAGCAACCTGCTATATTCCGCGCGCTGATGTCCTCCTCCCGGCTCGCGCGTCTGGATGCGTACTACGACTCGGGCGAACGCGGGTTTCCCGAGCTCGACGAGCTGCTCCTCCTCTGGCGGTACCGCGGTCTCGTGTGGGAGCTGATGGTCCGCGACATCAAGGTCCGCTACAAGCGGTCGGTGCTCGGCATCGCCTGGACGATGCTCGCGCCCCTCCTCAACATGGTCGCGCTCACGCTCGTGTTCTCGGCGTTGCTCAAGCAGCAGATCAAGAACTACCCCGCGTTCTTCATGCTCGGCTCGATGTACTGGGCGATGTTCGCCACCGGCACGTCCTTCGCCGCATCGCAGACGCACGACGCCAACGAGCTCGCCAAGCGCATCTTCCTGCCGCGCTCCGTGTTCGTCGTCTCGGCGGCGGGCGTCGCCCTCGTGAATCTCGTCCTCTCGATCGTCCCTCTCGTCGTCATCCTCGTCGCGACGCGGTTCACGTTCAAGGCGACGAGCTGGTTCCTCCCGATCGCGGTCGTGCTCCTCGTCGCCTTCACCCTCGGGATCGCCTTCTTCATCTTCACGCTGGCCTCGCGATTCACGGACATCCGGGAGATGTACCTCGTGCTCGTCCAGACCTGGTTCTTCATCACGCCGATCGTCTACGCCCCGTCGATCGTGCCGGGCCGGTTCCGGTTCGTCCTCTGGCTGAACCCCCATTACTTCCTGCTGCAGACGTTCCGGACCCCCGTGTACGACGGGATGCTCCCGCCGCGCCTCGTCATCCTCTTCTCCGCGGCGATCGCCTTCGGGACGCTCGCCGCGGGCTGGTCCTTCTTCTGCCGCCGCATCCAGGACTATGCGTTCCGGTCCTAACCCGGTTTAGCCGGCCGATGATCCATTTCGAGAACGTGTCGATCCGGTATCGCGTGCCTCGCGGGGGCTCGCGGTCGCTGAAGGAGCACATGATCCGGCGGCTCGCGAATCGGCTCGCGTTCGACGAGTTCGCGGCGCTCAAGTCCGTCAGCTTCGACGTGGCCGACGGGGAGAACGTCGGCGTCATCGGCCGCAACGGTGCGGGGAAGAGCACGATGTTCAAGGCGATCTGCCGCGTCGTGCGTCCCTCCGACGGACGAGTCGTCGTCCGCGGCCGCCTCGCGCCGCTCCTCGAGCTCGGCCTCGGCATGAACGCCGAGCTGACGGGCCGGGAGAACGTGCTGCTGCAGGGCGCGCTGATGGGTTTCTCGCGGGGCGCGATGCAGGAGCGCCTTCCGAGCATCGCGGAGTTCTCCGAGCTCGCACAGTTCCTCGACGCGCCGATGCGCACGTATTCGACGGGCATGGTGGCTCGGCTCGCGTTCTCGGTCGCGACGGACGTCGACCCCGACATCCTGCTCGTCGACGAGGCGCTTGCCGTGGGCGACGAACGCTTTCAGGCGAAGTGCCGGGATCGGATGGCGGGGTTCCGGGAGATGGGAAAGACCGTCATGCTGGTCTCGCATTCTCTCGGCCACATCCGAGAGACGTGCTCGCGCGTCCTCTGGCTCGACCAGGGCCGCCTCGTCTCGGACGGCCCGATGGACGTCGTGGCGGAGGCGTACCACGAGTGGTCGGGGCAGGAGGCCGAGGACGCGTCCGCCTTCGCGGAGCGCCGGGAGCTCCCGGGGCGGCGGGATATCGGGGAGGTCTCCGAGACGCGCGGCACGGCCGCGGGAATCGGCCCGTGAGGACGGCCGGCGGCCGCCGGGGCGCCCGCGGCTTCCCCCCGCGGCGCCGCCGCCTCGAGGACCTTCCGTTTCCGGGGCGCGGACACACCCTTCCGTGACGGGCCGCCGCGCCCGATCTCTCCGAATCGCGATACTCGCGTCGGTCTTCGCGGCGAGCGCCGGGCCGCGCGCCCACGCGACGGAAGGATCCCTGGCCCCGATCTTCGGCGAGCGGAGCTTCCACGTCCTGCACGTTCCCTTCCTCGATTTCGGGCCGGCCGACCCGGACTCGCCCGCGCCGGGGCGCGTGACGGCGCGGCTCGACGCGGCCTACGCGAGCACGTTCTCGTCGACGTGGCACGCGCTGACCATCCACAAAGCGCTCGGGCGCGTCGACCGGCCGTTCGCCGCCGACGAGGCCGCGAAGATCCATTCGGATTTCCCGCAGGACCGGGTGTTCTTCCTGGAGAGCGACCTCCTTCGCATCGCGGGGGTCGCGCGCGCGGGTCTCACGCCGACGCTCTCGGTTTCGGCCGAGCTCGTGTGGATGTCGCACGACGCGATCCACGGCGGTTCGGCCGTCGAGGCGTTCCACCGCGCCTTCGGATTGGAACAGTCGGGGAGGAACGAGTTCCCCGCGTCGAGCTTCGCGGTCGCGGTGCAGCGCCGCGGGCGCGAGATGACGTTCGACGACCGCGTGCCCGATTCCGGCTTCGGCGACACGACCGCGACGCTCTCGTGGCGTCCGCGGCAGTCCTCCCCCTGGTCGTGCGGCGCGGACGCGGCCGTCAAGGCGCCGACCGGGAGCGCGCGCGACCTCGACGGATCGGGATCATGGGACGCGGGCGCGCTCGCGTTCGCGCGGCGCGACGGTCGGAAGTGGACCGTCGACGGCGAGGCGGGCGTCGTCGTGCCGGGACGGTGGCGCTCCGGGCCGAGGCTGCCGGTCGCGTGGTTCTCGCGCGTCCTGGCGGGAGCCACGCGATCCTTCGGGTCCCGCACGCGCGCGGGAGTATCGGCGACCTTCGAGCAGAGCCCTTTTCGCCGCGACGACCTCGGCGACCTGTCGCGTCCCGGGCTCGAGATCGCTCTGGGCGTCGAACGCGACCTCTCCCCGCGGAGCTCGGCGGCGCTCACGCTGACGGAGAACGTGCCGTCGCTCGGGGACCGGGCCGACTTCGGGCTGGCCCTGCGCCTCCGCTTTCGCTAGGGGATCAGGCGCGTCGATGCATCGAGCCGGTCCGCCTCCGCTCTGCGGAGCTACGGCGCGATCGGGTCATAGCTTCACGCGTGCCGAATCGCCCGTCGATGCCGACAGGATCGCGCCGAAGCTTCAGCGAAGGCGGAGCGGGCGCGTGCCGCCCGCCGCCGGCACGACGTACGCTTTCGGTACGCCTTTGCCGGCGGCCGGACGGCCCGCATCCCGGCGGGCTCGCGCCTCGACGCGCCTCGAAATCCTTCTCCCGTAATTCCGTTGCGGTTTCCGGGCAGCGCCTGCGAATCTCGCGGCGCCTTCGACTCGCGACTCGAAACTCGCGAGTCGCGACTCGTCGTGCGAGGCTTCGTCAACCCATCGCCGCAGCGTAGAGCCGGTGAAAGTGATGGACCCCGTTCTCGCGCTTGACTGAGTACCGTCCGCGGTCGTAAGTGCGCGACCGGAGACCGCGCTGGACCGCTTCGCAGATCGCGATGTCCTCGCGCTGGATCTCGTCGGAAAAGGCCACGGTCTCCTCGATCGCCCGGCGCGTTGCAGGCGCGTCCGGGTCGCGGAAGAACCACTCGAAGATCGTGACGGTGCGTTCCGGTCCGAGCGGAAGGATGACGTTGGTGGAGAAATTGTCGGGATAGACGTTCAACATGAGGTTCGGGAAGAGCCAGTAGTACTCGGCCTCATCCCCTTCGCCGTTCCGGAGCCGCCCGGGCGCCGACTTTCTCACCGGCGCGTGTTGGATCGAGTAGAGACGCTTCGTCTCTGTCGCGTAGCGCGCGTAATCGAGCTCGCGGAAGAGCCCGGGGTGCACGATCGGGATGTGGTAGCCCTCGAGGTAGTTGTCGACGTAGACCTTCCAGTTGCACTCGACGATCCATTCCCTGCGGTGCGCGCGGCGCATGCCGGAGAGGGGCCGGCGCCGGGGAAGGTCCGCGAGGTCGTCGAGCGTCGCGGTGAGCGGCGGGGCCGCGGGATCGAGCGACACGAACACGAGGCCCATCCACGTCTCGGCGCGGAACGCCGGGAGGGCGACGTCTTCTCTCCGGAACCCTTCGACTCCGTCGAATTCGGGTGTGGCGAGGAGCCGCCCGTCGAGGCCGTAGCTCCAGCCGTGGTACCCGCAGCGGAACGCGCGGCAGCTCCCGCTCCCGCCCGCGACCGGCCCGGCGCGGTGCCGGCAGACGTTCGAGAACGCGCGCAGGACGCCGTCGTCGGCGCGCGCGACGAGAAGCGGCTCGCCCGCCACGGCAGCGGTGAAATAGCCGCCGGCTTCCGCGACGTCCTCCTCCCGGCCCACCGGCTGCCAGGTTCGGCCGAAGACGCGCTCATACTCGCGGGCGAGCGTTTCGTCGCCGAAGTACACGTTGGAGGGAAGGGTCGCGGCGCGCGCAAGGCGCTCGTCGATGTCGATCGGGGGCACGAGCGAATCCTATCGTGACGACGCGGAGCGGGGTGAATAGAGCCTCAGTCCGTGATTCGTCGGACGTGCGCATAGCGGGGATCCTCGTTCAGCGACGTCTCGAGAGCGGAGATCTCCGCGGCACGAACCGGCAACGACGATGAAGAAGAGTCGAAGATTCCGCGGACAGGCGCGGGGCGTCCCTTCACCCGCGGACAAGGTTGCCGGAGTCCTCGAGCAGCCCCTTCTCGCGGAGCTCCTTGCGCTCTCCGTCGCCGGGCACGACCGGGGCGACCGAGGCGTCTGTCGGAGGGACGGTCCCGTCCCCCG encodes the following:
- a CDS encoding ABC transporter permease yields the protein MSSSRLARLDAYYDSGERGFPELDELLLLWRYRGLVWELMVRDIKVRYKRSVLGIAWTMLAPLLNMVALTLVFSALLKQQIKNYPAFFMLGSMYWAMFATGTSFAASQTHDANELAKRIFLPRSVFVVSAAGVALVNLVLSIVPLVVILVATRFTFKATSWFLPIAVVLLVAFTLGIAFFIFTLASRFTDIREMYLVLVQTWFFITPIVYAPSIVPGRFRFVLWLNPHYFLLQTFRTPVYDGMLPPRLVILFSAAIAFGTLAAGWSFFCRRIQDYAFRS
- a CDS encoding ABC transporter ATP-binding protein; the protein is MIHFENVSIRYRVPRGGSRSLKEHMIRRLANRLAFDEFAALKSVSFDVADGENVGVIGRNGAGKSTMFKAICRVVRPSDGRVVVRGRLAPLLELGLGMNAELTGRENVLLQGALMGFSRGAMQERLPSIAEFSELAQFLDAPMRTYSTGMVARLAFSVATDVDPDILLVDEALAVGDERFQAKCRDRMAGFREMGKTVMLVSHSLGHIRETCSRVLWLDQGRLVSDGPMDVVAEAYHEWSGQEAEDASAFAERRELPGRRDIGEVSETRGTAAGIGP
- a CDS encoding DUF3187 family protein, whose translation is MTGRRARSLRIAILASVFAASAGPRAHATEGSLAPIFGERSFHVLHVPFLDFGPADPDSPAPGRVTARLDAAYASTFSSTWHALTIHKALGRVDRPFAADEAAKIHSDFPQDRVFFLESDLLRIAGVARAGLTPTLSVSAELVWMSHDAIHGGSAVEAFHRAFGLEQSGRNEFPASSFAVAVQRRGREMTFDDRVPDSGFGDTTATLSWRPRQSSPWSCGADAAVKAPTGSARDLDGSGSWDAGALAFARRDGRKWTVDGEAGVVVPGRWRSGPRLPVAWFSRVLAGATRSFGSRTRAGVSATFEQSPFRRDDLGDLSRPGLEIALGVERDLSPRSSAALTLTENVPSLGDRADFGLALRLRFR
- a CDS encoding SRPBCC family protein, giving the protein MPPIDIDERLARAATLPSNVYFGDETLAREYERVFGRTWQPVGREEDVAEAGGYFTAAVAGEPLLVARADDGVLRAFSNVCRHRAGPVAGGSGSCRAFRCGYHGWSYGLDGRLLATPEFDGVEGFRREDVALPAFRAETWMGLVFVSLDPAAPPLTATLDDLADLPRRRPLSGMRRAHRREWIVECNWKVYVDNYLEGYHIPIVHPGLFRELDYARYATETKRLYSIQHAPVRKSAPGRLRNGEGDEAEYYWLFPNLMLNVYPDNFSTNVILPLGPERTVTIFEWFFRDPDAPATRRAIEETVAFSDEIQREDIAICEAVQRGLRSRTYDRGRYSVKRENGVHHFHRLYAAAMG